The following are encoded together in the Novipirellula galeiformis genome:
- a CDS encoding four helix bundle protein translates to MRDHRKLRAFELADELVMLIYSATRTFPKDEMFGLTSQLRRASVSIASNIVEGCVRNSEPDFLRFLDMAFGSIREVEYQLTIARRLEYTTGGTAEQLASQADETARVLAGLIRSLRSSS, encoded by the coding sequence ATGCGAGATCATCGAAAGCTACGAGCGTTCGAGTTGGCGGATGAACTTGTCATGTTGATTTACTCAGCAACAAGGACATTCCCGAAGGATGAAATGTTCGGTCTGACGTCGCAACTTCGCCGAGCATCCGTATCAATCGCCTCCAACATCGTCGAAGGTTGCGTTCGGAACTCTGAACCAGATTTCCTACGTTTCCTCGACATGGCATTCGGATCCATTCGCGAGGTCGAGTATCAGCTGACAATCGCACGACGGCTCGAATACACGACCGGCGGGACCGCCGAACAACTGGCAAGCCAAGCGGATGAAACTGCAAGGGTGCTCGCTGGGCTCATCCGCTCACTTCGCTCGTCGTCCTGA
- a CDS encoding SEC-C metal-binding domain-containing protein, with amino-acid sequence MTATKTFAFEPMSKRRKGYPSETKVKRGVRIIQGKQLEEKLGRNDLCPCGSGQRFKRCCLRSGRL; translated from the coding sequence ATGACTGCGACGAAGACCTTTGCTTTCGAGCCGATGAGCAAACGTCGTAAAGGCTACCCGTCGGAAACGAAAGTCAAACGCGGAGTCCGAATCATCCAAGGCAAACAACTCGAGGAAAAGCTCGGGCGCAACGACCTGTGCCCTTGTGGCAGCGGCCAGCGATTCAAGCGTTGCTGCCTACGATCGGGGCGTCTGTGA
- a CDS encoding four helix bundle protein, whose product MRDHRKLRAFELADELVMSVYSATRTFPKDEMFGLTSQLRRASVSIASHIVEGCARNSEPDFLRFLDMAFGSIREVEYQLTIARRLNTQPARPPNNLQAKRMKQQGCSLGSSAHFARRPDPLTTHDSSLRTHSLKVVIAIDAITDAPIVGSNA is encoded by the coding sequence ATGCGAGATCATCGAAAGCTACGAGCGTTCGAGTTGGCGGATGAACTTGTTATGTCGGTCTACTCAGCAACAAGGACATTCCCGAAGGATGAAATGTTCGGTCTGACGTCGCAACTTCGCCGAGCATCCGTATCAATCGCATCCCATATCGTCGAAGGATGTGCGAGGAACTCTGAACCAGATTTCCTGCGTTTCCTCGACATGGCATTCGGATCCATTCGCGAGGTCGAGTATCAGCTGACAATCGCACGGCGGCTGAATACACAACCGGCGAGACCGCCAAACAACTTGCAAGCCAAGCGGATGAAACAGCAAGGGTGCTCGCTGGGCTCATCCGCTCACTTCGCTCGTCGTCCTGATCCCCTCACGACTCACGACTCATCCCTCAGGACTCATTCCCTAAAAGTAGTCATCGCGATTGACGCCATCACAGACGCCCCGATCGTAGGCAGCAACGCTTGA
- a CDS encoding four helix bundle protein: protein MLSIRSGTSVGANVEEGQACQSRKDFRLTYNIACKEARQTLY from the coding sequence TTGCTATCGATCCGTTCGGGCACGTCAGTCGGTGCGAATGTTGAAGAGGGTCAAGCGTGCCAGAGCCGAAAAGATTTCCGGCTCACATACAACATCGCGTGCAAAGAAGCACGCCAGACGCTGTATTGA